One Mycobacterium sp. 050128 genomic window carries:
- a CDS encoding PH-like domain-containing protein — protein sequence MNSSTLVGSLIFAAVLVVVIAVVIQLMMLGWRRRARRQDELIGNLPGVPDMVGAATTTLRGVYLGCTLAPEWNERITSGDLGYRSRAVLSRYPEGILLERSRANPIWIPQQEITEVRTERGMVGKVGARNSILAIRWRLPSGVEIDIGFRAGNRDEYNGWLEEAA from the coding sequence ATGAACTCGTCAACGCTGGTGGGGTCGCTGATCTTCGCGGCCGTGCTGGTGGTGGTGATCGCGGTGGTGATCCAGCTGATGATGCTGGGCTGGCGCCGACGCGCCCGGCGCCAGGACGAGCTGATCGGTAACCTGCCCGGCGTGCCCGACATGGTGGGCGCGGCGACGACGACACTGCGCGGCGTCTACCTCGGTTGCACCCTGGCGCCGGAGTGGAACGAACGGATCACCTCGGGGGATCTCGGGTATCGCAGCAGGGCGGTGCTGAGCCGCTACCCCGAGGGAATTCTGCTGGAACGCAGCCGCGCCAACCCGATTTGGATTCCCCAGCAAGAGATTACCGAGGTACGCACCGAGCGTGGCATGGTCGGCAAGGTCGGCGCCCGCAATTCGATACTGGCGATCCGATGGCGGCTGCCGTCCGGTGTCGAGATCGACATCGGGTTCCGGGCCGGCAATCGCGACGAATACAACGGCTGGCTCGAGGAGGCTGCATGA